From a single Prochlorococcus sp. MIT 0603 genomic region:
- a CDS encoding energy-coupling factor transporter transmembrane component T family protein, which yields MDLLRNFPIGQYVSGRSGWLRSLDPRLKFAWVLMFLISPVLAGSSWRIGLLAALLLITFCGALPTRIVWRSLFFLGLLSSFFGLLAILLPTNQAALELTVRSSQELPNAIALGSSWDVISIGPIAIWKISLGPFAIDRSSAELGIKTSTLIFTVVHSVNLMLLTTSPEDLMWTLRWYLRPIGFVGFPLDRISFQLLLAFRFIPLVQEEFQNLIRSIVNRAVDFRKLGFKKSIGLVLSIGERLLVNILLRAEQGADALLIRNGGILLSPALFKPKNLIRKRTAFLNLISLFGLLLSILLRKKYG from the coding sequence ATGGATCTTTTAAGAAATTTTCCTATTGGTCAATATGTATCGGGTAGGTCAGGTTGGTTAAGGAGCCTTGATCCAAGGTTGAAATTTGCATGGGTTTTGATGTTTTTAATTTCACCGGTCCTTGCCGGTTCTTCTTGGAGAATAGGATTATTGGCAGCGCTTTTGCTGATTACTTTTTGTGGTGCCTTACCTACAAGAATCGTCTGGAGGTCACTCTTTTTCTTAGGTCTCCTATCATCCTTTTTTGGCCTATTGGCCATTTTACTACCAACAAATCAAGCAGCTTTAGAGTTAACAGTTAGATCATCCCAAGAACTTCCTAATGCAATTGCATTAGGAAGTTCTTGGGATGTAATTAGTATTGGTCCAATAGCTATTTGGAAAATATCTTTAGGTCCATTTGCAATTGATAGGTCTTCAGCTGAATTAGGTATTAAGACTTCAACATTGATTTTTACTGTTGTGCATAGCGTTAATTTGATGCTTCTAACAACTTCCCCGGAAGATTTAATGTGGACTCTGAGATGGTATTTAAGGCCAATTGGCTTTGTAGGCTTTCCTCTAGACAGAATAAGTTTTCAATTGCTCCTTGCATTTCGCTTTATTCCTTTAGTCCAAGAAGAGTTTCAGAATTTAATAAGATCTATTGTAAATAGAGCGGTAGATTTTAGAAAACTTGGATTTAAAAAATCTATTGGATTAGTTCTTTCTATAGGCGAAAGACTACTAGTTAACATTTTATTAAGAGCAGAGCAAGGTGCAGATGCTCTGCTAATAAGAAATGGTGGTATTCTTTTAAGCCCAGCTTTATTTAAGCCTAAGAACCTTATTCGTAAAAGAACTGCTTTTTTAAACCTAATTTCCTTGTTTGGACTCCTTCTAAGTATATTATTACGTAAAAAATATGGATAG
- a CDS encoding glycosyltransferase family 4 protein, with the protein MAHIAWLGKKSPFCGNVSYGLTTTKALKKRGYQTSFIHFDNPTDSDFSKTSLLANDPDVSLPYLIKSQVYTIPSPRAQRELRESLERLKPNIVHASLTLSPLDFRLPDLCNQMDLPLLATFHPPFDSKIRSLSASTQQLTYQLYAPSLSRYNKVIVFSDSQAEVLTKLGVKENRLEIIPNGIDADLWQPNAEQSTNHEQIEVQKRLGGKRTFLYMGRIAAEKNVEALLKAWKAVNMKGCQLVIVGDGPLRPTLENNFLSTSDCKINWWGYESDLKTKVALLQCTEVFILPSLVEGLSLALLEAMATGTACIATDAGADGEVLKEGAGITISTESVTSQLKTLLPVMRDNPFFTSELGLRARQRVLNQYTLKKNIDSLENLYNKLLH; encoded by the coding sequence GTGGCACACATAGCCTGGCTTGGCAAAAAATCTCCTTTTTGTGGAAATGTCAGTTATGGCTTAACTACTACCAAAGCACTTAAAAAAAGAGGGTATCAAACAAGCTTTATTCACTTTGACAACCCAACTGACTCTGACTTTTCGAAAACATCCCTCTTAGCAAATGATCCCGACGTAAGTCTTCCATATCTAATTAAATCTCAGGTTTATACAATCCCTTCCCCAAGAGCACAACGTGAACTGAGAGAATCTTTGGAGAGATTAAAACCCAATATTGTGCACGCAAGTCTTACTCTTTCTCCACTTGATTTTAGATTGCCTGATTTATGCAATCAAATGGATTTGCCGCTATTAGCAACATTTCACCCACCCTTTGATTCAAAGATCAGAAGTCTTTCTGCTAGCACCCAGCAACTTACATATCAACTGTATGCACCTTCACTATCAAGATATAACAAAGTAATTGTCTTCTCAGACTCACAAGCAGAAGTGCTTACAAAATTAGGCGTTAAAGAGAACCGACTAGAGATTATACCTAATGGTATAGATGCAGATCTTTGGCAACCCAATGCTGAGCAATCTACCAATCATGAACAAATAGAAGTACAAAAAAGACTCGGTGGAAAAAGAACTTTTCTTTATATGGGACGAATTGCCGCAGAGAAAAATGTAGAAGCCCTGTTAAAGGCATGGAAAGCAGTTAATATGAAAGGCTGCCAACTTGTCATTGTCGGGGATGGCCCTCTAAGGCCAACCCTAGAAAATAACTTCTTATCAACTTCTGATTGTAAAATCAATTGGTGGGGATATGAATCTGATCTCAAAACGAAAGTAGCTCTATTGCAATGCACAGAGGTTTTTATTCTTCCAAGCCTAGTAGAAGGATTATCTTTAGCCTTATTAGAAGCAATGGCAACAGGAACCGCATGTATAGCGACTGATGCTGGAGCTGATGGGGAAGTTCTCAAAGAAGGAGCAGGTATTACCATCAGCACAGAAAGTGTTACCTCACAATTAAAAACTCTTTTACCAGTTATGAGAGATAACCCATTTTTCACTTCAGAGCTTGGGTTAAGAGCAAGACAAAGAGTTTTAAATCAATATACTCTGAAAAAAAACATAGATTCTCTAGAGAATCTATATAACAAGCTACTTCACTAG
- a CDS encoding cell division protein SepF, translating into MSLISRLRAVVAGDDYLDGDFDELDYDAGEDFDSSNQGGRYSSGLAPLSDSNPFNNRGASSKVVGMPGISTATAEVSLMEPRSFDEMPKAIQALRERKTVILNLTMMEPDQAQRAVDFVAGGTFAIDGHQERVGESIFLFAPSCVAVTNSFEEEPSPSNVNDKEHESSSVDTVSAPEPAWGASTSIAATAI; encoded by the coding sequence GTGTCACTTATTTCACGTCTTAGAGCAGTTGTTGCTGGTGACGACTATTTAGATGGTGATTTTGATGAGCTCGACTATGATGCTGGCGAAGATTTTGATTCGAGCAATCAAGGAGGAAGGTATTCAAGTGGTTTAGCACCTCTTTCAGATTCCAATCCTTTCAACAATAGAGGTGCTTCTTCTAAAGTTGTTGGCATGCCGGGGATATCAACAGCGACGGCAGAAGTTAGTCTTATGGAGCCAAGAAGTTTTGATGAAATGCCTAAAGCAATACAGGCTTTAAGAGAAAGAAAAACTGTTATCTTGAATTTAACCATGATGGAGCCAGATCAGGCTCAAAGGGCAGTTGATTTTGTTGCTGGAGGAACTTTTGCGATTGATGGTCATCAAGAACGAGTAGGCGAAAGTATTTTCCTTTTCGCACCAAGTTGTGTTGCGGTTACAAATTCATTTGAAGAAGAACCTTCTCCTTCCAATGTGAATGACAAGGAGCATGAATCTTCTTCAGTAGACACCGTAAGCGCTCCAGAACCTGCTTGGGGTGCTTCTACTTCTATAGCAGCGACAGCGATTTAA
- the proC gene encoding pyrroline-5-carboxylate reductase, whose amino-acid sequence MSLSLAVIGLGRMAQVILTSLLEKGAFKPQEVLGVVGQPGTVSRVLEHFPNDLEVVDSHNPKADLVWDSPVKILAVKPQQLTQIHEKVSSRCDSIRGEKPLLISILAGVKLERLQVLFPSHACVRAVPNAPALVGAGLTGLSWGKEVSSEQKQIVKGLFEPVSEICELPEDQLDAFLALTSSGPAYLALISEALADGAVAAGLPRDLADNLTHSTLEGTALLLKQKGLHPGQLKDMVASPAGTTIRAIRHLEKEGVRSALIEAVVLAAQKSREM is encoded by the coding sequence GTGTCTTTGTCGCTAGCGGTAATTGGATTAGGGCGAATGGCTCAAGTTATTCTTACAAGTTTGTTGGAAAAGGGTGCTTTTAAACCACAAGAAGTATTAGGTGTTGTTGGTCAGCCTGGAACAGTAAGTAGGGTATTAGAGCATTTCCCAAATGATTTGGAAGTTGTTGATTCCCATAATCCAAAAGCAGATTTGGTATGGGATTCACCAGTAAAAATCTTGGCAGTTAAGCCTCAACAATTAACCCAAATCCATGAAAAGGTTTCTTCTAGGTGCGACTCCATTCGAGGAGAGAAACCTTTGTTGATTTCAATTTTGGCTGGAGTAAAGTTGGAGAGATTGCAAGTATTGTTCCCGTCCCATGCATGTGTGAGAGCAGTGCCTAATGCGCCAGCACTTGTAGGTGCAGGCCTGACTGGTCTTTCATGGGGAAAAGAAGTTTCTTCTGAGCAGAAACAAATAGTTAAGGGCCTTTTTGAGCCAGTTAGTGAAATATGTGAGTTGCCTGAGGATCAATTGGACGCTTTCCTGGCATTGACTTCTTCTGGTCCAGCATACTTAGCACTGATATCAGAAGCATTGGCTGATGGTGCTGTAGCAGCAGGTTTGCCTAGGGATCTGGCGGATAATTTAACTCACTCAACTCTTGAAGGAACTGCTTTGTTGCTAAAACAAAAGGGATTGCACCCTGGGCAATTAAAAGACATGGTCGCTTCACCTGCAGGCACCACTATCAGAGCCATTAGGCATCTAGAGAAAGAGGGAGTTCGTTCGGCTCTTATTGAGGCTGTTGTGCTTGCTGCTCAAAAGAGCAGAGAAATGTGA
- a CDS encoding YggS family pyridoxal phosphate-dependent enzyme translates to MNLTEFRDKLPSGVNLLAVSKGQSVSAIKWLASQGQVDFGESRVQEALPKVEMLDDLKEINWHFIGSLQANKVRQVVKNFNVIHSVDSLKLAKRISRIAGEEHKVPRVMAQIKLRQDPTKFGFSSNELLDVFEEFVQLPNINLLGVMTIAPLNLDRTERKILFRECRLLADKLKLQDCSMGMSRDWEDAVDAGATWIRLGTFLFGDRHRV, encoded by the coding sequence ATGAATCTCACAGAGTTTCGCGATAAGTTGCCTAGTGGGGTGAATTTACTTGCTGTTAGCAAGGGACAATCTGTTAGTGCTATTAAATGGCTTGCTTCTCAGGGGCAAGTTGATTTTGGAGAAAGTAGAGTCCAAGAGGCTCTCCCAAAAGTGGAGATGTTAGATGATTTGAAAGAGATTAATTGGCATTTTATTGGAAGCTTGCAAGCAAATAAAGTTCGTCAAGTGGTCAAAAATTTTAATGTAATACATTCTGTTGATTCCTTGAAATTAGCCAAACGCATTTCAAGAATTGCCGGAGAGGAACATAAGGTTCCTAGAGTCATGGCTCAAATTAAATTAAGACAGGACCCAACTAAATTTGGTTTTAGCTCTAATGAGCTTTTGGATGTCTTTGAAGAATTTGTTCAATTACCCAATATCAATTTATTAGGAGTAATGACGATTGCTCCCCTTAATCTTGATCGAACAGAGAGAAAGATCCTTTTCAGGGAATGCAGACTTTTAGCAGATAAATTGAAGTTGCAAGATTGTTCAATGGGGATGAGTAGAGATTGGGAAGATGCTGTGGACGCAGGCGCCACTTGGATTAGGTTAGGCACTTTCTTGTTTGGTGATAGGCATAGGGTTTGA
- a CDS encoding PipX family protein gives MSSTSESYLNHPTFGMLYLVAPAGEGRDIYATLYAQKMFFLVTLQARGAEFEVIPYMDARHYADLNVSRCRKNRSPDLEVWQTLFKQTFL, from the coding sequence TTGAGCTCTACTTCTGAGTCTTATCTCAATCATCCTACTTTTGGGATGCTTTATTTAGTTGCTCCTGCTGGAGAAGGTAGAGATATATATGCAACTTTATATGCGCAGAAGATGTTTTTTTTAGTAACCTTGCAGGCAAGAGGGGCTGAGTTTGAAGTGATTCCATATATGGATGCCCGCCATTATGCAGATTTAAATGTGTCTCGTTGCAGAAAGAATAGATCTCCAGACTTAGAAGTTTGGCAGACGTTGTTTAAGCAGACTTTCCTTTAG